One window from the genome of Bradyrhizobium sp. 4 encodes:
- the repC gene encoding plasmid replication protein RepC: protein MQSHSPTTPFGRRSLTLAHVASQMVATERPPEKIVHKWKIFHAICTARPRLGVSERSLSVLNALLTFHPETALTGAGDLIVFPSNHQLSRRAHGMPASTLRRHLSVLVDAGLIVRRDSPNGKRYARKDNAGDIELAFGFDLSPLVVRSEEFESLAADIEAEARALKLVRERITLCRRDIAKMIATGIEEAVPTRRGGQGPADWQVVHAAFRAIVDQIPRTATRQELEPIADELSQLADDVLNLLEEHIKSKNPGANESHSERHIQTSNPDTPIDLEPVFREGRAAGAEPKPQPSRVGEGAYPLGMVLSACPDIVDYAKGGVSNWRDFLATAAVVRSMLGISPSAWEEAQKVMGEVPAAIVVACILQRGTAINSAGGYLRGLTRKAEVGEFSLGPILMAQINSRRRDKQRA from the coding sequence ATGCAGTCACACTCCCCAACGACGCCCTTTGGGCGGCGATCGCTGACGCTTGCCCATGTGGCAAGCCAGATGGTCGCAACCGAACGTCCGCCCGAAAAGATCGTCCATAAGTGGAAGATCTTCCACGCCATCTGCACGGCACGGCCGCGCCTTGGAGTGTCGGAGCGCTCGCTCTCGGTCTTGAACGCGCTCTTAACGTTCCATCCCGAGACCGCACTGACGGGGGCAGGCGATCTGATTGTCTTCCCGTCCAATCATCAACTCAGTCGGCGGGCGCACGGCATGCCAGCGTCAACGCTGCGACGTCACCTCTCTGTGCTGGTCGACGCGGGCCTGATCGTTCGGCGCGACAGTCCCAATGGCAAGCGGTATGCGCGGAAGGACAATGCCGGCGACATCGAGCTCGCGTTCGGCTTCGATCTGTCGCCGCTGGTCGTGCGCTCGGAGGAGTTCGAGAGCCTGGCGGCCGATATCGAAGCCGAGGCCCGCGCACTCAAGCTCGTACGAGAGCGCATCACCCTGTGCCGGCGCGACATCGCGAAGATGATTGCAACTGGCATCGAAGAAGCCGTTCCGACGCGAAGGGGAGGGCAGGGGCCTGCCGATTGGCAGGTTGTGCACGCTGCCTTCCGCGCGATCGTCGATCAGATTCCGCGCACGGCTACGCGCCAGGAGCTCGAGCCGATCGCCGACGAGTTGTCTCAGCTTGCCGATGACGTGCTCAATCTTCTGGAAGAACACATCAAATCCAAGAATCCGGGCGCCAATGAGTCCCACTCTGAGCGCCACATACAGACTTCAAATCCAGATACCCCAATTGATCTTGAACCTGTCTTCCGAGAAGGCAGGGCGGCGGGAGCTGAGCCCAAACCTCAACCGTCGCGAGTCGGGGAGGGGGCTTATCCGTTGGGAATGGTCCTGAGTGCGTGTCCCGACATCGTCGATTATGCGAAGGGTGGGGTTTCGAACTGGCGCGATTTCCTCGCTACCGCGGCCGTTGTGCGATCGATGCTGGGGATCAGTCCGAGCGCCTGGGAGGAGGCTCAAAAGGTTATGGGCGAGGTGCCCGCGGCCATCGTCGTCGCGTGTATCCTGCAGCGCGGGACGGCGATCAATTCCGCCGGCGGCTATCTGCGCGGTCTGACGCGAAAAGCCGAGGTCGGCGAGTTTTCGCTTGGCCCGATCCTGATGGCGCAGATCAATTCTCGCCGCCGAGACAAGCAGCGGGCGTGA
- the repB gene encoding plasmid partitioning protein RepB, protein MGRKNLLADLIDDKLTAVNEQPSGEPSDNRRPTQPTLGSRGAVGAMSRSLEMLSAERDAAKALTEQLTTGQTVVEIAPDLIDASIVPDRMTSVDEKHSALVESIRANGQLVPILLRPHPSSPGRFQIAYGHRRVRALAELGRPARAVVRDLSDEDLVVAQGKENGEREDLSFIERATYAAALEDRGFKREIIMAALSVDKTELSRLITVARALPRSLLDAIGPAPKTGRRRWMELAERLVGRHDQKVLADSVASDRFVRATSDERFAITMAALAPRKPKVARPTTWADDGGKKIVKIERRADRITLAVDEKAAPAFGDFVISRLPELYRAFLDGGTDE, encoded by the coding sequence ATGGGTCGAAAAAACCTGCTTGCGGACCTCATTGATGACAAGTTGACCGCGGTCAACGAACAACCGTCAGGTGAGCCCAGCGACAATCGCAGACCAACCCAGCCAACACTTGGGTCGCGCGGAGCGGTCGGCGCCATGAGCCGTTCACTCGAGATGCTGTCCGCGGAGCGCGATGCCGCCAAGGCCTTGACCGAGCAACTCACCACCGGTCAAACCGTCGTCGAGATCGCCCCAGATTTGATCGACGCCTCGATCGTTCCCGATCGTATGACGAGCGTGGACGAGAAGCACTCTGCCCTCGTTGAATCGATCCGCGCCAATGGGCAGTTGGTTCCCATCCTCCTTCGCCCGCATCCGTCCAGCCCGGGCCGGTTTCAGATTGCCTATGGCCATCGTCGCGTTCGTGCGCTCGCCGAACTTGGCCGCCCTGCGCGGGCCGTGGTCCGCGACCTTAGCGACGAAGACCTGGTGGTGGCACAAGGCAAGGAGAATGGTGAGCGGGAGGATCTGTCCTTTATTGAGCGGGCAACTTACGCCGCCGCGCTCGAGGATCGTGGATTCAAGCGCGAGATCATCATGGCGGCGCTCAGCGTCGACAAGACGGAGCTCTCCCGCCTCATCACGGTCGCGCGGGCCCTTCCCCGGAGCCTACTCGATGCAATCGGACCAGCGCCAAAAACCGGCCGCCGGCGCTGGATGGAGTTGGCGGAGCGGCTTGTAGGCCGCCACGACCAAAAGGTATTGGCCGACAGCGTTGCCAGCGATCGGTTTGTGCGCGCTACTTCCGATGAACGGTTCGCGATAACTATGGCCGCGCTGGCGCCCCGCAAGCCCAAAGTTGCACGGCCGACAACCTGGGCGGACGACGGAGGCAAAAAGATCGTGAAGATTGAACGTCGCGCAGATCGCATCACGCTAGCTGTAGATGAAAAGGCCGCGCCTGCGTTTGGAGACTTTGTTATTTCGCGGCTGCCGGAACTCTACCGGGCATTTCTCGATGGAGGCACCGATGAGTGA
- the repA gene encoding plasmid partitioning protein RepA translates to MASITPGAPQAIHDTIAADARELSAKLHAHRTKLFPPKARKHLRRFTSGEVAKLVGINDGYLRQLSLEGRGPQPDTSPSGRRSYTFDDIQSLRTYLDESGKGARRYRPYRVAGEQLQVIGVVNFKGGSGKTTTAAHLAQHLTLQGYRVLAIDLDPQASLSALHGYQPEFDVEENGTLYGAIRYDDARRELNEIIRQTYFSGLDIVPGNIELMEFEHETPKALAARQSGDPLFFARVARALATVQDRYDIVVIDCPPQLGFLTLSALCAATAILIPVHPQMLDVMSMCQFLIMTSDLLAVVAKAGGNMNYDWMRYLVTRYEPGDGPQAQMVGFMRSLFGDRMVTNMMLKSTAISDAGITKQTLYEVSRDQFTRATYDRAMESLDSVNGEIQSLIQAAWGRA, encoded by the coding sequence ATGGCGTCAATCACGCCTGGCGCGCCGCAGGCGATCCACGACACGATCGCGGCAGACGCGCGGGAACTGTCGGCGAAGCTGCACGCCCACCGAACGAAGCTGTTCCCGCCGAAAGCACGCAAGCATCTGCGCCGCTTTACGTCTGGCGAAGTCGCTAAGCTCGTCGGCATTAATGACGGCTACCTCCGCCAATTGTCGCTGGAGGGCAGGGGCCCTCAGCCGGACACCAGCCCATCGGGTCGAAGGTCGTACACATTCGACGATATTCAAAGTCTTCGTACTTATCTCGATGAATCCGGCAAGGGTGCGCGCCGATACCGACCGTATCGCGTCGCGGGCGAACAGTTGCAAGTCATTGGCGTCGTTAATTTCAAGGGAGGGTCGGGGAAGACCACCACGGCCGCGCATCTCGCCCAACATCTCACCTTGCAGGGCTATCGAGTGCTTGCGATCGATCTGGATCCGCAGGCCTCGCTCTCCGCGCTGCACGGCTACCAGCCAGAGTTTGACGTCGAGGAAAACGGAACTCTGTACGGCGCCATCCGCTACGACGACGCGCGTCGCGAACTGAATGAGATCATTCGGCAGACTTACTTTTCGGGGCTCGACATCGTTCCCGGCAACATCGAACTGATGGAATTCGAACATGAAACCCCGAAAGCGCTCGCTGCGCGCCAGTCGGGTGACCCGCTGTTCTTCGCCCGCGTTGCCCGTGCCCTCGCCACGGTTCAGGACCGCTACGATATTGTCGTGATCGATTGTCCGCCTCAACTCGGATTTCTCACGCTTTCTGCGCTCTGCGCAGCAACGGCAATTCTGATCCCTGTGCATCCGCAGATGCTCGATGTCATGTCGATGTGCCAATTTCTAATCATGACATCCGACCTCCTTGCCGTCGTGGCTAAAGCAGGCGGCAACATGAATTACGATTGGATGCGCTATCTCGTCACGCGTTATGAGCCCGGCGATGGACCGCAGGCCCAAATGGTCGGCTTTATGCGCTCGCTGTTTGGCGACCGCATGGTCACGAACATGATGCTGAAAAGTACGGCGATCTCGGACGCGGGCATCACGAAGCAAACGCTCTATGAGGTCAGCCGCGATCAGTTCACACGGGCTACCTACGACCGCGCCATGGAATCGCTGGACAGCGTCAATGGTGAAATCCAAAGCCTCATCCAGGCTGCGTGGGGGAGGGCCTAA
- a CDS encoding RHE_PE00001 family protein has protein sequence MTEHKGVLGSVSPFPLKVIKALSSGYKIADPLPWAQLAGPLAAAEDAVARLDERLAKSPIRDGAISRMHFAEACATLWLDGELVHLDDLVLHDAGMDVRAPTHELTRAHAVLRARRRIADAKPNWALSVSGLADLRGRREREEVEERLGLNEDAERDAVGFDGPLGVMNTDLHLAAAFAAVDAANAKAERRLADELRSWPERDSLVYDPDWDEDGRLDDWRAVVDETRNLPPTLAAAIAADAWDAIEPLEHTPWLGCLLAASVLRDRGKTRCYLLCLHGGLKSISRERRRARDVAARLVVQLEAMTAAAEAGLKDHDRWLMTRNLLARKLAGRRATSKLPALLDYVLTRPIVSAGMIAAELGITARAAQNLVAELDLRETTGRGRYRAWGIL, from the coding sequence ATGACGGAACATAAAGGTGTGTTAGGTTCCGTTTCGCCATTTCCTCTTAAGGTTATCAAGGCCTTGTCTTCCGGCTACAAAATCGCCGATCCACTGCCTTGGGCTCAGCTCGCGGGGCCGCTTGCCGCGGCCGAGGATGCTGTCGCCCGCCTCGACGAGCGACTGGCCAAAAGCCCAATCCGTGACGGTGCGATCAGCCGAATGCACTTCGCCGAGGCTTGCGCCACTCTGTGGCTTGACGGCGAACTTGTCCACCTCGATGACCTCGTGCTCCACGACGCCGGCATGGACGTCCGCGCCCCCACCCACGAGCTGACCCGGGCTCACGCCGTGCTGCGTGCCCGTCGGCGCATTGCCGACGCGAAGCCCAATTGGGCGCTGTCGGTTTCCGGACTGGCTGACCTTCGGGGCCGGCGCGAGCGAGAGGAGGTCGAGGAACGTCTCGGGCTCAACGAGGACGCAGAGCGGGACGCGGTGGGTTTCGACGGACCGCTTGGCGTCATGAACACCGATCTCCATCTGGCCGCAGCCTTCGCCGCGGTCGACGCCGCCAACGCCAAGGCGGAGCGCAGACTCGCCGACGAGCTTCGGTCGTGGCCAGAGCGGGACTCGCTCGTCTACGATCCGGACTGGGACGAGGACGGCCGCCTCGACGACTGGCGCGCCGTCGTCGATGAGACCCGCAATTTGCCGCCGACTCTGGCGGCTGCAATCGCCGCGGATGCCTGGGACGCGATTGAACCGCTCGAGCACACGCCTTGGCTAGGGTGCCTGCTCGCAGCTAGCGTGTTGCGCGACCGCGGCAAGACACGCTGCTATCTGTTGTGCCTGCATGGAGGGCTGAAAAGCATCTCGCGTGAGCGTCGGCGGGCACGCGACGTCGCAGCGCGGCTGGTTGTGCAGCTCGAGGCGATGACGGCCGCCGCCGAGGCCGGCCTAAAGGACCACGACCGCTGGCTGATGACCAGAAACCTCCTCGCCCGAAAACTCGCCGGCCGGCGCGCCACTTCGAAACTGCCGGCGCTCCTCGACTACGTGCTGACCCGGCCGATCGTCTCGGCCGGCATGATCGCGGCGGAGCTTGGGATCACGGCCCGTGCGGCCCAAAACCTCGTCGCCGAACTCGACCTTCGCGAGACGACTGGCCGGGGACGCTATCGCGCGTGGGGCATCCTGTAG
- the nadC gene encoding carboxylating nicotinate-nucleotide diphosphorylase produces the protein MITPTSLLYPDAFLSPLALDEAVLRALDEDLGRAGDITSLATIPEATKAQAILVARQSGVIAGLPLALATLQKLSPDIEIRAHVRDAARVARGQQVLTISGPARAILTAERTALNFVGRLSGVATLTADYVARTEGTRMRVCCTRKTTPGLRALEKYAVRCGGGFNHRFGLDDAILIKDNHIAVAGGIRPVLERARAHAGHLVKIEIEVDTLTQLREVLDTGLADAVLLDNMDIATLREAVRLNEGRLKLEASGGVTLDSIAAIAATGVDYASAGALTHSAPNFDCALDIEA, from the coding sequence ATGATCACCCCGACCTCTCTGCTCTATCCCGACGCCTTTCTCTCCCCGCTCGCGCTCGACGAGGCCGTGCTACGCGCGCTCGATGAGGATCTCGGCCGTGCCGGCGACATCACCTCGCTTGCGACGATCCCCGAAGCAACGAAGGCGCAAGCAATCCTGGTCGCACGGCAGTCCGGCGTGATCGCCGGCTTGCCGCTGGCGCTCGCCACCTTGCAAAAGCTTTCGCCCGACATCGAGATACGCGCACATGTTCGCGACGCCGCGCGCGTCGCCCGCGGGCAGCAGGTGCTGACGATCTCGGGGCCGGCACGTGCCATCCTTACGGCGGAGCGGACCGCGCTGAATTTCGTCGGCCGCCTGTCGGGCGTTGCAACACTCACCGCAGACTACGTTGCGCGCACCGAAGGCACCAGGATGCGGGTCTGCTGCACGCGAAAAACCACCCCTGGACTGCGCGCCTTGGAGAAATACGCGGTACGCTGCGGCGGCGGCTTCAATCACCGCTTCGGCCTCGACGACGCGATCCTGATCAAGGACAACCACATCGCGGTCGCCGGCGGCATCCGCCCCGTGCTGGAGCGCGCCCGCGCCCATGCCGGCCATCTCGTCAAGATCGAGATCGAGGTCGACACGCTCACGCAATTGCGCGAGGTGCTCGACACCGGCCTTGCCGACGCCGTGCTGCTCGACAACATGGACATTGCGACGCTGCGCGAAGCCGTCAGGCTCAACGAGGGACGCCTCAAACTGGAGGCATCCGGCGGTGTCACCCTGGATTCGATCGCAGCCATCGCGGCCACCGGCGTCGACTACGCCTCAGCCGGCGCACTGACGCATTCAGCGCCGAATTTCGACTGTGCGCTGGATATCGAGGCCTGA
- a CDS encoding L-aspartate oxidase, producing MHNTIHTLTRSDDVVIVGGGLAGLFCALKLAPRPVTLISAAPLGLGASSAWAQGGIAAAVAEGDTPEAHAADTVAVGGGIVDQAVALGIAREAAPRIHDLLAYGVPFDRDLEGRLAVGREAAHSARRIVHVRGDGAGAAIIAALSDAVRRTPSIRVIEGLVAEALLTEDGAVTGLQLREAGNFAAHPILLAARTVVLATGGIGHLYAVTTNPREASGSGLAIAARAGAVIADSEFVQFHPTAIMVGRDPAPLATEALRGEGATLINGRGERFMAARHPLAELAPRDIVARGVFAEISAGRGAFLDARQALGARFADRFPTVHASCIAAGIDPATQVIPIAPAAHYHMGGIAVDHRGRSSIEGLWAGGEVSSTGAHGANRLASNSLLEAVVYAARIADDIAGRAIPSPAHLSDVATPRGGAPDAAAVKRLRTLMSAHVGVIRDGDGLAEAVRSFAALEREATSIAVRNMATAALLVAASAWSRCESRGAHFRSDHSADVPALAQRTMTTLTVVREFADGLTERPTPRAAQPMIA from the coding sequence ATGCACAACACCATCCACACCCTCACCCGCTCCGACGACGTCGTCATCGTCGGCGGCGGACTTGCCGGATTGTTCTGCGCGCTCAAACTCGCGCCGCGGCCCGTGACATTGATCTCGGCCGCGCCGCTCGGACTGGGCGCGTCGTCCGCATGGGCGCAAGGCGGCATCGCCGCGGCGGTGGCTGAAGGCGATACGCCGGAAGCGCACGCCGCGGACACGGTTGCCGTCGGCGGCGGCATCGTCGACCAGGCGGTCGCACTGGGCATCGCGCGCGAGGCCGCGCCGCGGATTCACGACCTGCTCGCCTATGGCGTGCCGTTCGACCGCGATCTCGAAGGCAGGCTCGCAGTCGGGCGCGAAGCCGCACACTCGGCGCGGCGTATCGTGCATGTGCGTGGCGATGGCGCGGGCGCCGCCATCATCGCGGCGCTGAGCGATGCGGTGCGGCGCACGCCCTCGATCCGAGTGATCGAAGGCCTCGTCGCCGAAGCGCTGTTGACCGAGGACGGCGCCGTCACCGGTCTTCAATTGCGCGAAGCGGGCAATTTCGCCGCACATCCGATCCTGCTCGCCGCGCGCACGGTGGTGCTCGCCACCGGTGGCATCGGCCATCTCTATGCCGTCACCACCAATCCGCGCGAGGCTAGCGGATCCGGCCTTGCGATTGCTGCACGCGCAGGCGCGGTCATCGCGGATTCCGAGTTCGTGCAGTTTCACCCGACCGCCATCATGGTCGGCCGCGATCCCGCGCCGCTCGCCACGGAAGCGCTGCGCGGCGAAGGCGCGACACTAATCAACGGCCGTGGCGAGCGTTTCATGGCGGCGCGTCATCCGCTCGCCGAGCTTGCACCGCGCGACATCGTGGCCCGCGGCGTGTTCGCGGAGATCTCGGCCGGGCGCGGCGCCTTCCTCGATGCGCGGCAAGCGCTGGGCGCACGTTTTGCCGACAGATTCCCGACCGTTCATGCAAGCTGCATCGCCGCCGGCATCGATCCCGCCACGCAGGTCATCCCGATCGCACCGGCGGCGCACTATCACATGGGCGGCATCGCGGTCGACCATCGCGGACGCAGCTCGATCGAAGGGCTCTGGGCCGGCGGCGAAGTGTCGTCCACCGGCGCGCATGGCGCCAATCGCCTCGCCTCGAATTCTCTGCTGGAGGCCGTGGTCTACGCCGCGCGCATCGCCGACGACATCGCCGGCCGCGCGATTCCCTCGCCCGCCCACCTTTCGGACGTGGCGACGCCGCGGGGCGGCGCGCCGGATGCTGCGGCCGTGAAGCGGCTGCGGACGCTGATGAGCGCGCATGTCGGCGTGATCCGCGATGGTGACGGGCTCGCGGAAGCCGTTCGCAGCTTCGCCGCGCTCGAACGTGAGGCCACGAGCATCGCGGTCCGCAACATGGCAACGGCAGCCCTGCTCGTGGCGGCGTCGGCCTGGAGCCGATGCGAGAGCCGCGGCGCGCATTTCCGCTCCGACCATTCCGCGGACGTTCCCGCACTCGCGCAACGCACCATGACTACGCTCACAGTAGTGCGCGAATTCGCGGACGGTCTGACCGAACGCCCGACACCGCGAGCCGCGCAACCCATGATCGCCTGA
- the nadA gene encoding quinolinate synthase NadA: MPISGLYGPDDFANRPQRQTTAAPRPVPVGSRPALPMPSLQWTPEVERATAPLYERVKHVIPPIEWPLMAPTIKAINELKQARGAVILAHNYQAPEIFHCVADIGGDSLQLAVEATKVKADIIVQCGVHFMAETSKLLNPDKTVLIPDTRAGCSLAASITGADVRLLREKFPGVPVVAYVNTSAEVKAEVDICCTSSNAVQVVESLGAPSVIFLPDRYLATYVASKTDVKIIAWKGACEVHERFTGAELRSYREADPSVQIIAHPECPPDVLAEADFTGSTAHMINWVRERRPRRLVMITECSMADNVRAELPDVEMLRPCNICPHMKRITLANVLESLLMLREEVTIDPALAQRARRSVERMINLKN; this comes from the coding sequence ATGCCGATCTCTGGACTTTACGGCCCCGACGACTTTGCCAACCGACCGCAGCGCCAGACCACCGCTGCGCCGCGTCCCGTTCCAGTGGGCTCGAGGCCCGCACTGCCAATGCCTTCGCTGCAATGGACGCCGGAGGTCGAGCGCGCCACCGCGCCGCTTTACGAGCGCGTGAAACATGTGATCCCGCCGATCGAATGGCCGCTGATGGCGCCGACCATCAAGGCGATCAACGAGCTGAAGCAGGCGCGGGGCGCGGTGATCCTCGCGCACAATTACCAGGCGCCGGAGATCTTCCACTGCGTCGCCGACATCGGCGGCGATTCGCTTCAGCTCGCAGTCGAAGCCACCAAGGTGAAGGCCGACATCATCGTGCAGTGCGGCGTGCACTTCATGGCGGAGACGTCAAAGCTGCTCAATCCGGACAAGACGGTGCTGATCCCCGATACGCGCGCCGGCTGTTCGCTCGCGGCCAGCATCACCGGCGCCGACGTTCGCCTGCTTCGCGAAAAATTTCCCGGCGTGCCTGTCGTTGCCTATGTCAACACCTCCGCGGAGGTGAAGGCCGAGGTCGATATCTGCTGCACCTCGTCGAACGCGGTTCAGGTGGTCGAGAGCCTCGGCGCACCAAGCGTGATCTTCCTGCCCGACCGCTATCTCGCCACTTACGTGGCCTCGAAGACCGACGTGAAGATCATCGCATGGAAGGGCGCCTGCGAGGTGCACGAGCGCTTCACCGGGGCCGAGCTGCGCAGCTACCGCGAGGCCGATCCCTCCGTGCAGATCATCGCCCATCCCGAATGCCCACCTGACGTGCTGGCCGAGGCCGACTTCACGGGTTCGACCGCGCACATGATCAACTGGGTACGCGAGCGGCGGCCGCGGCGGCTGGTGATGATCACGGAATGCTCGATGGCCGACAATGTGCGGGCCGAGCTGCCTGACGTCGAAATGCTGCGCCCCTGCAACATCTGCCCGCACATGAAGCGCATCACGCTCGCCAACGTTCTGGAGAGCCTGCTGATGCTTCGTGAAGAGGTCACGATCGATCCCGCGCTTGCGCAACGCGCACGGCGCTCGGTCGAGCGGATGATTAATTTGAAGAACTAG
- a CDS encoding MarR family transcriptional regulator: MTKPATQVGNDSADTQLLVRRLTLEVRSLNICLEDFLQVRAKALGITGPQLTILMAVTDLTSEGDVAVSTVAKLLKVDPSFITINSKALEKAGFLRRKPCIRDGRVVHMSLTDKACKRLANVAAQQKELDQFVFGELGVEELTKLSSRFAALRRRLDGARLKAAMDIGAVTTRGRGRLQSTKGSSLDR; the protein is encoded by the coding sequence TTGACCAAGCCAGCAACGCAAGTCGGGAACGACTCTGCTGACACTCAGCTGCTGGTGCGGCGATTAACGTTGGAGGTCCGATCCCTCAACATCTGTCTGGAGGATTTTCTTCAAGTCCGGGCCAAGGCACTCGGCATCACTGGACCACAATTGACAATCTTGATGGCAGTGACAGACCTAACGAGCGAGGGGGATGTTGCAGTCAGCACGGTGGCAAAATTGCTGAAAGTTGACCCGTCCTTCATTACAATAAATTCCAAGGCGCTGGAGAAGGCCGGATTTCTGCGGCGCAAGCCCTGTATCAGGGATGGTCGGGTCGTCCACATGTCACTGACCGACAAGGCTTGTAAGCGCCTCGCGAACGTCGCTGCACAACAGAAGGAACTCGATCAATTTGTGTTCGGTGAGCTTGGCGTTGAGGAATTGACCAAACTGTCTAGCCGATTTGCAGCGCTCAGGCGACGGCTGGACGGGGCTCGTTTAAAAGCCGCCATGGATATTGGCGCGGTGACAACCCGAGGCAGGGGACGACTTCAGTCGACGAAGGGAAGCTCGTTGGATCGCTGA
- a CDS encoding DUF3551 domain-containing protein — MRNLLYIAVLALPMLVCFGSPSTAAPRARSYIPPARQDVYCLQGRTWGYPGNCQFSTYDQCMATASGTLAYCGLNPIYAFQRQAGQSR; from the coding sequence ATGCGCAACCTTCTTTATATTGCTGTGCTTGCACTTCCCATGCTCGTCTGCTTTGGATCACCTTCGACCGCCGCTCCGCGGGCTCGTTCGTACATCCCCCCAGCTCGGCAGGACGTTTATTGCCTGCAGGGACGTACCTGGGGATATCCTGGCAACTGCCAGTTCTCAACCTACGATCAATGCATGGCCACCGCATCCGGCACCCTCGCATATTGCGGTCTGAATCCCATCTACGCGTTCCAGCGACAGGCAGGACAATCACGCTGA
- a CDS encoding transposase, which translates to MGQISVLTGPERRRRWSEDERCRIVAEAFAPGSCVAQVARDHDISTGLIYTWRRRLRQDLADQGFVEAAMEAEPIKEAAPSGEVIVVELTGSGRIRICGSAPPLLVSAVLKALR; encoded by the coding sequence ATGGGTCAGATTTCGGTGCTGACGGGGCCGGAACGCCGGCGGCGTTGGAGCGAGGATGAGCGGTGCCGGATCGTTGCGGAGGCCTTTGCGCCGGGATCGTGTGTGGCGCAGGTTGCGCGGGATCACGATATTTCAACGGGGCTGATTTACACCTGGCGGCGTCGGCTTCGCCAGGACCTTGCTGACCAGGGCTTTGTGGAAGCGGCGATGGAAGCGGAGCCGATCAAGGAAGCGGCACCGTCCGGTGAAGTGATCGTGGTGGAATTGACGGGGAGCGGACGGATCAGGATTTGCGGGTCGGCGCCGCCCTTGCTGGTGTCGGCGGTGTTGAAGGCGCTGCGATGA
- the tnpB gene encoding IS66 family insertion sequence element accessory protein TnpB (TnpB, as the term is used for proteins encoded by IS66 family insertion elements, is considered an accessory protein, since TnpC, encoded by a neighboring gene, is a DDE family transposase.), with translation MIPIPSGVRVWLATGHTDMRRGFPSLALQVQEVLKHDPLGGHLFCFRGRRSDLIKIIWHDSQGACLFTKRLERGRFIWPSAAGEAVTISPAQLSYLLSGIDWRNPQETLRPTRVG, from the coding sequence ATGATTCCGATCCCCTCTGGCGTGCGGGTATGGCTGGCGACGGGCCATACCGATATGCGGCGCGGCTTTCCGAGCCTGGCTTTGCAGGTGCAGGAGGTCTTGAAGCATGACCCACTGGGGGGTCATTTGTTTTGCTTCAGGGGGCGCCGTTCAGATCTGATAAAAATCATCTGGCACGATTCTCAGGGAGCGTGCCTGTTTACAAAAAGACTCGAAAGAGGAAGATTCATCTGGCCTTCGGCTGCCGGTGAAGCCGTGACGATCTCTCCGGCGCAGCTTTCTTACCTGCTATCTGGGATCGACTGGCGGAATCCTCAAGAAACTTTGCGTCCAACGCGAGTTGGATAG